From the Kwoniella pini CBS 10737 chromosome 8, complete sequence genome, one window contains:
- a CDS encoding ATP-dependent rRNA helicase RRP3 — MSSEASSSRSKSPSPAPSGSGESSRSASPFNPSAPEPSSSNKTFEDLGISKELCEACKSLGFKKPTDIQIESIPSALEGKDIIGLAQTGSGKTAAFSLPILQSLWENPQPFFALVMAPTRELAYQIAQQVTALGSGIGVRAATIVGGMDMMSQSIALSKRPHVIVATPGRLMDHLENTKGFSLKNLKYLVLDEADRLLDMDFGPIIDKILKVIPKERNTYLFSATMTTKVAKLQRASLNKPVRVEVSSKYSTVETLLQHYLLLPLKSKDSHLIYLTNELSSSSMIIFTRTVNDSQRLSIILRRLGFPAIPLHGQMSQSMRLASLNKFKSGGRSILVATDVASRGLDIPLVDLVINYDMPTNSKDYVHRVGRTARAGRSGKSITLVTQYDVEILQRIESHIGKKMKSFQVDKESINLLNDTVNKANREAALELRELGTGGSGGKRNRNKGFNNNDGDNRDRDDDSYQAGIPQKKIKSSNGNGNGNGKSNKFNNANKKPRR; from the exons ATGTCTTCagaagcttcttcttcacgTTCCAAATCCCCTTCCCCAGCTCCTTCGGGATCAGGGGAATCTTCAAGATCTGCATCTCCATTCAACCCATCGGCACCTGAACCCTCTTCAAGTAATAAAacatttgaagatttaggtatatcaaaagaattatgTGAAGCATGTAAATCATTAGGATTTAAAAAACCAACagatattcaaattgaatctatACCTTCTGCTTTGGAGGGAAAAGATATTATAGGTTTAGCTCAAACTGGTTCAGGTAAAACCGCTGCGTTCAGTTTACCGATATTACAAAGTTTATGGGAAAATCCTCAACCTTTCTTCGCGCTAGTCATGGCTCCTACACG TGAATTGGCTTATCAAATAGCACAACAAGTCACAGCGCTTGGATCTGGAATAGGCGTTAGAGCAGCGACGATAGTAGGAGGAATGGATATGATGTCTCAATCTATCGCACTTTCAAAAAGACCTCATGTGATTGTTGCTACACCAGGTAGACTGATGGACCATTTAGAGAATACAAAAGGGTTTTCACTCAAAAACCTAAAATATTTA GTATTAGACGAAGCAGATCGACTCTTAGATATGGATTTCGGACCTATAATAGATAAAATCTTAAAAGTTATTCCAAAAGAACGAAATACCTACTTGTTTTCAGCAACTATGACTACAAAAGTAGCAAAATTGCAAAGAGCAAGTTTGAATAAACCTGTCAGAGTCGAAGTATCGTCAAA GTATTCAACGGTAGAAACTTTATTACAACACTATTTATTACTTCCATTAAAATCTAAAGACTCTCACTTAATTTATTtaacaaatgaattatcatcttcatcaatgataatttttaCTAGAACTGTTAATGATTCACAAAGATTATCTATAATATTACGTAGATTAGGTTTTCCTGCTATACCTCTACATGGTCAAATGTCACAATCTATGAGATTAGCAAGTTtgaataaatttaaatctgGTGGAAGAAGTATTTTAGTAGCAACGGATGTAGCTAGTAGAGGATTAGATATTCCTTTAGTTGATTTAGTtatt AATTATGATATGccaacaaattcaaaagattatGTACATAGAGTAGGTCGTACAGCACGTGCAGGACgttcaggtaaatcaataaCTTTAGTAACTCAAtatgatgttgaaattttacaaagaattgaatcacatattggaaaaaaaatgaaatcttttcaagttgataaagagtcaattaatttattaaatgatacAGTAAATAAAGCAAATAGAGAAGCTGCATTAGAATTAAGAGAATTAGGAACAGGTGGTTCAGGTGGtaaaagaaatagaaataaaggttttaataataatgatggTGATAATAGAGAtagagatgatgattcttATCAAGCTGGAATTCcacaaaaaaaaattaaatctagtaatggtaatggtaatggaaatggaaaaagtaataaatttaataatgcTAATAAAAAACCTAGAAggtag